gcatatgatgtgacgtcactctgtaaggaaacaaagcCGTGAGTGCTGACCTCTCTGATGGCATATCTATTGAGCCGTTCagtatatctacatgaaatttatccagactggcgaatgtagcaaccatcccagatattttgtaaatttcggcgccttgactatattcacttaatataagttcctttgaatgccttctatgctatgttccccggctgaacccttaatgttgatatggcatgacgatttgtgttcactcgcagcagagtagcacgaatttccaaatatcaaggataaggtcttcgcataaggtattcaatcagaaaagcatgcttctctctagcaatgaacttaaaagaactctgtgtcaacacatagaattcaactaATTTCCCTAACTAACTttcagaatttagggttttgcgcctcccgcagtataccagacctcgCTTGACGAAAGTAATCCtgggcaaactaggaaattaatcctccatggattagtaggtgcaaaaccctacccagaatcagaaaaacagagagccgcagcagcaaagggaggcgtggccatgccttaggccagctggcgccacttgccattatccacgccccatcctaaaccggctctatttccttcgaccaatcaggtcgctttaaacttgccacgcgcacataagttgtggctgggaccatacttgccgaccccacttcccatcgaccaatcaggtcgttctaaatccgccacactctctccagaagtgtatccacgcccatgcttggccgaccctcttttagtcgaccaatcaggtcgctttaatgCCGCCACACTCTTACTAGAAGTgtagtcgcgccttatgtttcGTCGGCCCCCTTTTCTTtgccaatcaagtcgctccaaacttgccaccatacattaaaggccaaaagcatcctgtcgcgccaccatactaactggcaagccaaacgcactGTTATGTACCTAGATGTACATAACAAGGTTAGATAGATaatttgaggataaacctctcttaATCCCGAAGGATCAAGCCTTTAGAGAAATATGATTTAGAGAACCAGCCTAAGAGAGGAAGAACAAATTATATTTTCATTCATAAAATTGGATAACCCTTTCATTACAGACACTAGAGCATAAATAACTCATCTTTCTACCCTAGCATCCAACGACCCGCATTAACCCAGGTGGTTCTCATCTAACCATTCCTTACATGGATAAATACACCCACTCCTACACTAAATACTACCATTATTACTAAAGACAGACACATATAGGATATGGGCACTTCCTAACCATACCGGGTACATGACATTCCACTCCCCTTGAAAACATCCTTGTCTTCAAGGATGAAGGTCAAGGATATGGCGCACATGATCATTCGGGTGAACCACCACTTCCTAACCATACCGGGTACATGACATGAGTCCACTGCAATTAAACCCCCTGGCAAGAATTTTAAGTACTTTATTTGCATGCCCGACAATAACCATTCTCCTCCCGTTTTGTATGCACTAATAGGACCACAAGGCTAACCATTGTGTATGGGTTGACGCAGCTGTTCTATCTGGCCTCGAGCTGCAGGATGGGTGTACACCTTATAGATGAACATAAGGACAAAAAAGACAGCATAAACTTCAGTGAAAAAGTGCTttggtgtaaatccatgtaaTATTTGAACCCCAGTAGAAATCCCACCCAACACATAATTGAGTATAGACTCACTAATTATTGCAAATGTTATCACCACGTTGGAAAGATTTTTACCTCTATCAAACAACAAATGACATACCGCCACTAAGGTCGGAGTTCCCATTATAATACCCACTGGCATCAGAAAAATACTATAGACATCAGTCTCATGTAATAGATAATGCACAGATAACCCCCTTCCTAAAATGCGGAACCCACTGTGCAGAGAACTCACTGGCATGGTATGCACTGTTATCAATAGTCCTGAAGACCAGACTATGGGCACTGCTTCCACGACAAAAGTCGATTGCAGCACCAGGATATAAGGCGAGCATAACACAAAGATAACAGCCCTATGCTGGCAGAATTCTCACTTCCATGTGCACAAGTATTATCATCACCACGGTTCCACCCAACTTCTATGTAAACCGGAGCAAACCCAAGGCTCTTAGAATGAGAACTCAATTTTTTGTCAAAGCTGAAAACTGATAAGTGAACTTTTGCACACTCCATAATCCAGGTAGAAACAATCTGGATTTCCACCTCAAGTATCCATAAGAGCATACATCACCATTAACCAGAACAAGCATCACTTCGATTTTCACTACCAGAAACTCTTCCAAACCGGAACAACATTCATTACGACTGCAAACTGTAGATCTAGGTTCTTCTGGTAGCGCAGTGGAAAACCAAGTGAAAACATCACTACATGCTATACTCCACAACACGAGATTAAGCAAGCAAAATTTGATCCCCTGCGGCAAAGATTCATGACAAGATTTGCTGGCACTAAGagaaataaacacaaaattgCATGTAAATCTCCTTGAGAGAATCTGTGACTCACCACCATATTTATTTGCAGCAACACAGACCATCAAAGATTTTTCTGAACCACCTCTCAACTGCAAGATTGGAGAACCACTGAAATTGAATCTAATACTAAGAGATAGTCGATCAAATGGTTCCCTCGCAGCACAAGATTCCTGAATACATATCACTTGAAGTATCAACCTAGACCATATAACTGAACCCTGTAATCTCTTACGCCATAACTTGTAAATAGCACTAATCTCAACCCCTAGAACCCACATAAATGCAATTGAGCTATTCCTTAGCAACATCATTGGGTTCCCCAGTTTGAAAACAAGTGCAGTAACACACCTGCCACTGTAGTTGACCATTACCCCTTTATGTGCTTTGTTAAACCTCACCACTCTAGACATTAAATGAAACAAAAGTTTATTGCTCTCTATAAATGCAGCACCCAAATTCCACTCCCCACCATATTTAGCAACATAggtaattctaatgctcaacgAATTCAGAAACTGAGGTTCAGACGGGTACCCATGACTTGGAAACAGCTCACAAACCAAATATATATTCTACCTTCTCAGTTAAATCGACAAACGAAGAAAAATCAGAGGAGTAGGTGTAACAAAACCACATTCATATTCACCAACTGAGTTAGAAGACTCTTTAATACTATCTGATTCTTTGCCACGATCAAAAACTTTAGTTGCAAACTTGAAGCATTGTTGATAATATATCCCAATGAGCGGTATGTGGTTGAAAAAACTTTTGTGATCGAAACATACAGTAAACCTTTGGAAGTATTGTAACAAATTTTTTACTATCATCTCGTATTTCAGTATCATTAATACATACATGAACCTGTGAATgtaaagatgagaattcaagacgGTACCTCAAGTTAGCTAGCAGCAGAAACATTAAATTCTTATAAGAAATCTCAGAGATAACATCACACTTACCTCGGTCGAATAACGAACGAGTGTCATCAAGGAGAAAAGAACAACAATCCACACAAACACCATCTGATTTTGTAAACTCCCAGTCTTCTTGAAACCCATTGTCAAGAGTTAACTCATGAATGAACATGTCATGTACCCGGTATGGTTAGGAAGTTGAGATTTCTCCCTAACTAGATATCAAATATCCCCCATGGATCGAACAAATCTGATACCAACTGTTATGTACCTAGATGTACATAACAAGGTTAGATAGATaatttgaggataaacctctcttaATCCTGAAGGATCAAGCATTTAGAGAAATCTGATTCAGAGAACCAGcctaagaagaggaagaaaaaattaTATTTTCATTAATTCATAAAATTGGATAACCCTTTCATTACAGACACTAGAGCATAAATAGCTCATCTTTCTACCCTAGCATCCAACGACCCGCATTAACCCAGGTGGTTCTCATCTAACCATTCCTTACATGGATAAATACACCCACTCCTACACTAAATACTACCATTATTACTAAAGACAAAAACATATAGGATATGGGCACTTCCTAACCATACCGGGTACATGACACgcaccctgccacaacaacatattgatcggcatgccaacatgccactctgccgcggtaacatgccaacatgtcaCTCTGccacggtaacatgccaacatgtcacttcgtggcaacctgccaaAAATAGTGCCCTATGTGCTA
This portion of the Papaver somniferum cultivar HN1 chromosome 11, ASM357369v1, whole genome shotgun sequence genome encodes:
- the LOC113320255 gene encoding uncharacterized protein LOC113320255; this encodes MSRVVRFNKAHKGVMVNYSGRCVTALVFKLGNPMMLLRNSSIAFMWVLGVEISAIYKLWRKRLQGSVIWSRLILQVICIQESCAAREPFDRLSLSIRFNFSGSPILQLRGGSEKSLMVCVAANKYGGESQILSRRFTCNFVFISLSASKSCHESLPQGIKFCLLNLVLWSIACSDVFTWFSTALPEEPRSTVCSRNECCSGLEEFLVVKIEVMLVLVNGDVCSYGYLRWKSRLFLPGLWSVQKFTYQFSALTKN